GTGGACAAAGAGAGGTGTGACTCTGCTGAGAATTGCATTGTAAAAGGTCTCCCCCTAATTTTCTGTGTAGTACTGAAACATTTCCTCACTGCTTTGTATCATTAACAGCAGCTTGATTTGCAGAGATTAGCAGGTGATTGCTTTTCTTTCCGTGTCCTTCAAAAGGTCAATTAgtaatttttattattgtatcACTGTTGAAGGAGCTACTGCAGGGACCGGTTGAAGAGATGACAGCCGTAGACCACCAAACAAAGTACAGTTTagttctgaatgtcccttgcctctGCAGTTGTGGGAATATCCGTAGCAAAATCTGAGGAAAAACTCTCAACTTAGTCCATTGAAAGGGTAAGCATTACCGAAAGAGAAAGGTTTGGTAATGTTTAACATGAAAATAAATCCCTAAGAGGCCACTGAATACTACTCTAACAGCTGATTAATGTTGACTTCTACAATTGATGTTGTTTTTCCTTGTTTTGTCATTATATAATTCCATCACTATTCTGGAAAAAACAGCTATCTATGAGCTTGtgaatgcaattttttttgtacTCCAAATATAAATGAAATTGGGCAACTAAAACAAGCAAGCATGAGGaggggttaaaatgcttagggctgtttagcttggaaagaaggcagttaaggggaagcatgctagaggtctatacaattatgcatagtatgaagagaatggacagggagaagcttttctccttctcttataattctagaatgcggggtcatccgctgaacctggagggtgagagattcaaaacagataaaaggaggctttttttcacacaatgcatacttaaattgtggaactcactgcctcaggatgtgctgatggctgctaatttggaaggctttaagaggaaagcgaaggattcatggaggatagggctacccatggctactagtcaaaatgaatactagtcatgatgcatacctattttctctagtatcagaggagcatgcctataatattaggcgCTTTGGAACCCTCGTTGGTTTTGACTTGCCTCATAGTAACTAATACAAAAGATTCATAACTGCCcctaacaaaaaaaattctttcaaagATTTACTTTCTATCAGTTAATCACTAACCAGAGTTTGTGGTTGTTTTCTATTTCCACAGCAATGGTGAACCAGACTGAAGTGCATGAATTCATTCTCTTGGGTCTGACACATGACCGCAGAGAGCAATACACTCTCTTTCTGATGTTCCTGATGCTCTACTTGGCCAGTTTGTTGGGAAACGGAGCCATTCTGGCTGTAGCTATAGCTGAGCCTCGGCTCCAcacccccatgtatttcttcctagGCAATCTCTCCTGCCTGGACATGTGCTATTCCACTGTTACTGTGCCCAAAATGCTGAGTGGCTTCTTAACAGAACATCAAGCCATTTCTTTCATTGGATGCCTGACTCAGTTGCATTTCTTTTACTTCCTGGGCAGTGGTGAGGGCATCTTGTTGGGGGTCATGGCATTCGATCGCTACGTGGCTATCTGCAACCCTCTGCGTTATACCGTCATTATGAATAAATGGACTTGCCTTCTGCTAGCTGGGGCCACCTGGGTTGCTGGCTTCTTTCATGCCCTGATGCACACCATGGTGACCTCTCAGTTATGGTTCTGTGGCCCCAATCATGTCCAGCACTTCCTCTGTGACATCAAGCCCCTGCTAAAATTGGCCTGCAGTAGTACTGCCCTCAACCTCAGCCTCCTCAACATTGTCACTGGCTGCATTGCTCTGGGTGGCTTCTTCCTCACCCTTCTCTCCTACCTCTACATTGTATCCTTCCTGTTCCTCAAAGTCCAGTCCTGGAGAAGCCGTTGGAAAGCCTTCTCTACTTGTGCCTCCCACCTGACGGTTGTGGCTCTCTTGTATGTTCCAGTTCTATCCAACTACATGCTTGCATCTGTTGGGCAATCTGCTAAAAGAGAGATGATCATCACTATATTATATAGTGCCGTCACTCCAGTTTTGAACCCTCTCATCTACACACTAAGAAATCAAGAGGTAAAATCTGCTCTGAAAAAAATATTCAGCCAGAAATATTTGTTTGGAAGGATATGAATCTGTTCTCTCTGGGTATTTGTTTACTGTCCCTGCATTTCTATCATGGCTTTCACTGACAGAGATGCATTCAGTATGTAAAATAGGCATACATGATTGTTGTGGTCCTTCTTAAGTGACTTCAGGGCATGCCAACCGGATAATCCAACTGAACAGGGTTAAGCCTACCCCAGTTGCATTGTccttgattcctccccccccccgcaaataaatgagagccagtgtggtatagtggttaaggtgtcagactaggacctaggaaacccaggttcaaatccccactagtgccgtggaagcttgccgagtgaccttgggcaagtcacacactctcagccttaaccccggctagtatttggatggagatctccaaggaataccagggttacccTCTTGCGCTGTCATTCTGGACCTCACTCTTCAGGAAGATAACTATAAACACATTTGGGACTCTCAAACCTTTATTTTTCTGAGCTCTctatgtgttgggaattgtgtgtgtgtgcacgcacaaaGAATttaattacttttaataaaatccttaaaattcataaagctTACTCATTATTGGGTCACTTTCCTTTGGTTCGCTCACCTGAAACAGAATTGGTAAAAGACCTCCacaccagcctcttgcaaagctctatctagtctccagctaatttcctccATAAACAGAAGCCCCCTGTGCTTGGCGCAACAATGTGTGTTTTTCAGAGAAATGAATGAGAAATGAATGACCTCCTATCATCCAAAGCTCATTCTGCTACTGCTTCACCAGAAGTTGAAAAACTGCTGATACCATCTTACCTTCTGAATTTTATTTTAGATACTGCTTTAACATCTCATCAGAAAAATAATTATAACCTTCCCAAGTATGATCTATGGGACAAATACTTTCCTTTTGATATAATTTATTTTCATTCTCCATTGAATTGGTATTAGTGCCTAGGCTGTGGGTATAATCATTGTCAGACTCAAAGCTCCCATACTTGGTCCTGTGTTGTGTCTTTCTTAGCTGCACAGTAGAAGGTGAGAACTCCTCAAATCACATAGTGGATGGaaaccagccagctttttcattcaaccCCACACAATTATTCTCCTTACTTCTGCCACCATCCCATGACCTTCATCTATGAGGACCCCATAACTCCACCATAGCCTTTTTGGCACTGCAGAcctctctcctttccttttcATAAGAGTAAAAGCTGGTTGGTTCATAGCCTATGAAAGTAGTGAGGTAggtgtgaaccccccccccaacaattgtAGTTTTTAAGGGTTTGAAATGCCTTTGTGCATTTCCCATTAAGTATGAAAACACTGTCTCCCTCTTTTTTTACCTTTACAGAAAACTGTCTCACTATTCTATACCTTTACAATTGATTTGCAGGtgataatattttttttcatggcaTTGCTCCACCTCACAACTGTCCATATCGAGACATAGCTGCAGTTGTCAGCCAAAATGTTAACAGCCATACTTTACCTGACAAGCCAGTTTGGCTGTTCATTTCTGTGAACAGATATAATTGAATCTGTATAGAAACTCTCAGTGCTCATGTTTTCAATTCATTAAGTTATCAAAGAGAGAAGTCTggttaataaaaataatagaattgaGCTGAAGATATAATTATTTGAGTCAATTGTATATTAAGAAGTATGAACAGTATCTGACataagggtgtcaaacatagggccGGAGGGGGGGAGGTGAGTATCATAGCTGCTATTGAAAAGAACACCTTGTACTATCTAATTTTTGTGACTGGTTAATCCCAGATTTTTACTGCAAGCATGAACGACTGGAAAGCTCTGCagcaaatacacatgaacacatgaagttgcctcataccaaatctgacccttggtccatcaaagtcagtattgtctactcagacaggcagcagctctccagggtctcaggtagaggtctattcacatcacctacttgcctagtcactttaactggagatgctgggattgaacctgagaccctctgcataccaagcagatgctctaccattgagccacggcccctccctgtggCAAATAATGATGGAATGTGCCTCCAACTCTCTAACACAGGTGGTTGCAAAAGCACCCCTGTTTGGGCAGAAATGTACTTCCCATAGCTTCCCCACTTAGTGGGAAAAGCCCGGATAGTTATATTTCTGTAACCAATTGCTATCAAAGACCCAGAAGCTGggacagtttaaaaaaagaaggcattttaaatatattttaggaatattttgttatcaaacattttaaaagctatCTCTCCAGACACCTAATTAACGGTTTATGTTTTTCATACCCAAAGGGACTCTTTTTGGGGCTCGTAATCTGTCTCACCCAAAGGACAAATCATCTCGAAATAACTTGTTTCCCCAATGAGAATGCATAAACATGATCCATGGGTGTACTTAACTTGTCCACAGAAGCTGTAGCACACTCTTCCACTATTCTAACAGTTGTTGAAAATTGCTATTTTTTGCCTTGCTCTGTGAATGTGATTTTACAAATTGATTTTACTATCTCGTATGAAAAAAAGAACACAGCTTATGCAGGTAGGATATGTTTTCATGCTCTTTTGTCAGTCATATGACTGCTATGCTCAGTTCCATGTTCTCCCTTACCTGGCCACATTCAGAAAGGGAGGAATTATAAGCTAAATTCAGTGACAAAATTGAGGGAAATTCAGCAAAATACTGTAGTTGTTAGAAGTCTTTCAGTATCaccctaagaaggtctactcaaaatcctattcaggtttactgaaaaattcaggctcattatagtctatggggattttttccccgaAGCTCCTGTTGgggcacttttggaggtagagttaccaaatttgcagcatagctgcaagggactctccctagatgGGCACCAAAGTTTGGAGAAGTTTGGGAAAGGGGGTCCAACTTTATGGGCTCACAAAGGGGTCATCATCACCCTCccggcatttgtgagccaagctgtcttATCAATTTTCAGGTTccgaagttcagcattgccgaggactggtggaaagagctgattgacaggctggcgcctcaaagtctgggggctccctttgtatctggggagcatagcatgatgtccatgcaaataagTTTCCAAAttcaggaaaatggcttaaatgcaagaacaaTAAGGCtcagaaaatatttatttcagtggcaaatgacatcctgtgaagtcCTTTATTActgtaatcaaaaatctgatttcaagagatggtcccGGTGCagagaaatgaagcctctactcagggccaccttcagtttcagagcaagttttcaggggcggaggggggtgatattggatccagctgaagtcatgaccaatgcagctcttgtgaaggaaatTGTTTATCtgtgcgggtgaggagtcttcttcaaaaggccaATGAGCAGCTGAAGCAGTTGGCTTTTTTTAGTtgtagggtatatccctccagatgggactcgGTGAGCACTATTAAAGTGCAGATCAGTTCACTGCCTGGTTGGtcggaccaagttggctccaTTTGCAttacccctacctcaaaagggccccaactatggggccctaacaaaaccagtaaaaaaagatagaaaaatggggcaaagcacagagccatgcatcagAGCAAAagtgaatagccaaacctgaaaaagccgaatatttatttggctCTTTCAGggatcgcctattcggctttggggagatccccaggttttggcgtttggtaaacctgaaactCGAAAATTaccaaacagctaattttgggtttattttcagtttgggtttatcaatatgcacaactctagttgggagggaaggcagcaatctcatcagatcttggaagcaaagcagtgtgagtacttggatgggagactactgagGAAGGCAAGCTGCCTGTGTTTCTCcattgccttgaaagctccatgGCTGGGGTGCCCATAAGTCGGTTAAGACTTCATGGCATTTACAGTACATACACATTTCTATCATCTTTTCCTGGTGACAGTAATAGTAACATGGCTTAAAGATTCTTCTTTTTCAGGATTGCAGAGGGAAATTCAAATACATACATTTCATCTGCAGTGGGTATAATGTGAATCAACCCTTTTCTCAGTTTTACATGGACTCACCACTTAGAGGTAGCATCCTTTGACTTTATATTGGAGAGATTCTTTCTCAGTAGTTTTTATGGTTTTTGTTTCCCAACATTTTAATATTCTAACATGAAAATAAATTCCTAAAGGGCCACTGACTTCATTGACTTGATTGAACTCTGATTCAGTAAAGCTATTTCCACAACAATTGGTGTTGTTTTTCCTTGTTTTATCATTATATAATTCTATTATGATTCTGGAAAATCAGCTATTTATGGGTTTGTGAATCAGGAAAAAATTgtacttcagcatggtgtagtgattaagagtggcagtctctaatctggtgaactgggttggtttccccattcctacacatgaagctagctgagtgactttgggctagtcaaggTCTATTCAAGCTCTCTctaccccacctacttcacaaggtgtctgctgcgggGATAGGAagcgaaggagattgtaagccagtatggttctctttaaaaaggtagagaaaaacagaatataaaaaccaagtcttcttcttctaattgggcAACTAAAACAAGAAAAcatgttttatgtttatatgaCTCCCTTGGGTTTTGCCTTAAATGCCTCATGGCAACTAACACAAAAGATTCATATCTACCCTTAATAACAATTTCTCTTTCAAAAGTTTACATTCTGTTAAGGAATCACTGATcagcctttgttgttgttttctgtttccacaGCAATGGAGAACCAGACGGAAGTGCATGAGTTCATTCTCCTGGGTCTCACACATGACCGCAGAGAGCAATACACTCTCTTTCTGATGTTCCTGATGCTCTACTTGGCCAGTTTGTTGGGAAACGGAGCCATTCTGGCTGTAGCTGTAGCTGAGCCTCGGCTCCACACTCCCATGTATTTCTTTCTAGGCAATCTCTCCTGCCTGGACATGTGCTTCTCCACTGTTACTGTGCCCAAAATGCTGAGTGGCTTCTTAACAGAACACCAAGCAATTTCTTTCATTGGATGCCTGACTCAGTTGCATTTCTTTTACTTCCTGGGCACTGGTGAGGGCATTCTGTTGGGGGTCATGGCATTCGATCGCTATGTGGCTATCTGCAACCCTCTGCGTTATACCGTCATCATGAATAAATCCACTTGCCTTCTGCTAGCTGGGGCCAGCTTGGTTGCTGGCTTCTTTCATGCCCTGATGCACACTGTGATGACCTCTCAGTTATGGTTCTGTGGCCCCAATCATGTCCAGCACTTCCTCTGTGACATCAAGCCCCTGCTAAAATTGGCCTGCAGTAGTACCACCCTCAACCTCAGCCTCCTTAATATTAGCTCTGGCTGCATTGCTCTGGGTGGCTTCTTCCTCACTCTTTTCTCCTACTTCTATATCATATCCTTCCTGTTCTTCAAAGTCCAGTCCTGGAAGAGCCGTTGGAAAGCCTTCTCTACTTGTGCCTCCCATCTGACAGTTGTGACTCTCTTCTTTGTTCCAATTCTATCCAACTACGTGTTTGCATCTGTTGGAGAATCTGCTAAAAGGGAGATGATCATCACTATATTGTACAGTGCAGTCACTCCAGTTTTGAACCCTCTTATCTACACACTAAGAAATCAGGAGGTAAAATctgctttgaaaaaaatattcagcCAGAAATATTTGTTTGGAAGGATATGAAtctatctctatggaggagccaagtgaactttcccaccttttaaagcccggctcctccattgagatacattgtgaAGATCACGCTAAATAATCTGTATACAGCCACTTTCCTAtatcttttctatggagaaggatGAGGGGgcccccttccagacctcataactctgtaacccctgacccaatcgttacaaaacttgggggttcttgcaaggagagtcccttcaagctaccctgaaaagttgggacttctacctgcaaaaatgaacCCCCcacaggagccacagaaagctgttcctgaaaaagccggatttttATCTAGATTTTTCAGGAacggcaaatttggctttgccagcctcccagattttgcagactcagtaaatccgaaatttactgaaatggatttttttggtatttttcggtttggtttttacagaatgcacagccctaatagtGACTTGTGTCCTATAAGCTGTTTCTGGCCTACTGTACTGTGTTGTTCATAAGGTTACCTGACCCCCAGGAAAAGAATTTTGAGGGACTCAATGAGTTTcagctgaaatggggggggggggttcccactaGATTATTTCTGCTCCACTTATGGTTCTTATAGGATATGAACCAGTGTAAAAATTgaagaaataaaaggaaatacaaaCAATGGTGATAAAAGACGGGCAAAGCAATGACAAAGcacccaaacaaaaacaaaaatgaacaagGGCATATTTGTATATCCTGGTAAATGTCTGTCCATTTTAAATATAATTGTGGAGTACTTTTCATAATAAATAATTTTGATAGTTATCTCTTCAGAGATTTAATCAATCATTCATGTTTTCAAAACCAGTGGTACTCTCTCTTGGCTTTGTATGTCCCAGGGGGTCAAATCTCCACTAAAAATCTTCTAGCTTAATGAGATGCTGAAGCAGATAAACATGAGAAATAAATGTTCTCCCACTATCCAAAGCTTATTCTGCTACTGCTTCTCCAGGAGTTGAACCCTGCTGATACCACCTCACCTTCTGAATTTTATTTTAGATACTGGTTTAACATCTCATCAGAAAAATAATGATAACCTACCCAGGTATGATCCACGGGGCAAATACTTTCATTTTGATATAATTTATTTTTGTCCTCTATAGAACTGTTATTAGTGTCTAGTCTGTGGGTATAATCATTGTCAGTCTCAAGGCTCCTATGCTCAGTCCTGTGTTGTGTCTTGCTTAGCTGCACAGCAGAAAGTGAGAACTCCTCAAATCACATAGTAGGTGGaaaccagccagctttttcattcaaccCCACCCAATTATTTTCCTTACTACTTCCACCATCCCATGACCTTTATCCATGAGGACCCCATaaccccagcatagcctttttggatgGTCACTGGAGTCCACTCTTCTTTCCTTTTCATGAGAATAAAAGCTGATTGGTTCATACTCTATGGAAGAAGTGAGGTAGGTATGAAAAAAACAAGCCAACAATTGTAGTTTTTAAGTGTTTTAAATGCCTTTCTT
This genomic window from Euleptes europaea isolate rEulEur1 chromosome 18, rEulEur1.hap1, whole genome shotgun sequence contains:
- the LOC130489964 gene encoding olfactory receptor 12D1-like produces the protein MVNQTEVHEFILLGLTHDRREQYTLFLMFLMLYLASLLGNGAILAVAIAEPRLHTPMYFFLGNLSCLDMCYSTVTVPKMLSGFLTEHQAISFIGCLTQLHFFYFLGSGEGILLGVMAFDRYVAICNPLRYTVIMNKWTCLLLAGATWVAGFFHALMHTMVTSQLWFCGPNHVQHFLCDIKPLLKLACSSTALNLSLLNIVTGCIALGGFFLTLLSYLYIVSFLFLKVQSWRSRWKAFSTCASHLTVVALLYVPVLSNYMLASVGQSAKREMIITILYSAVTPVLNPLIYTLRNQEVKSALKKIFSQKYLFGRI
- the LOC130489960 gene encoding olfactory receptor 12D1-like, coding for MENQTEVHEFILLGLTHDRREQYTLFLMFLMLYLASLLGNGAILAVAVAEPRLHTPMYFFLGNLSCLDMCFSTVTVPKMLSGFLTEHQAISFIGCLTQLHFFYFLGTGEGILLGVMAFDRYVAICNPLRYTVIMNKSTCLLLAGASLVAGFFHALMHTVMTSQLWFCGPNHVQHFLCDIKPLLKLACSSTTLNLSLLNISSGCIALGGFFLTLFSYFYIISFLFFKVQSWKSRWKAFSTCASHLTVVTLFFVPILSNYVFASVGESAKREMIITILYSAVTPVLNPLIYTLRNQEVKSALKKIFSQKYLFGRI